Proteins encoded together in one Penicillium digitatum chromosome 1, complete sequence window:
- a CDS encoding Zinc finger, C2H2, translating to MAPRGFTNPAPRTESARSALSSFTCGLCNKSYSRHPEYEAHIGSYDHQHRKRLQDLKQLTRDPNAVEKNRRAERKADAQAGLKVIETPVEKVAPSGGSTGFKKGGFKSSFAAVKGTVAPTAPVKKNVLGDDEEDDNPKTKGDNPSKVGRPQKSECGDLESETDEEYGQEGYYDPRRPTDCFVGCVAQKV from the exons ATGGCACCG CGTGGTTTCACGAATCCGGCTCCTAGG ACCGAGTCTGCGCGGTCTGCGCTCAGCTCCTTCACCTGCGGCCTGTGCAATAAATCCTACTCGCGCCACCCAGAATACGAAGCACATATCGGCTCATACGATCACCAGCACAGAAAGCGCTTGCAGGATCTCAAACAGTTAACACGTGATCCAAATGCCGTTGAGAAGAACCGCCGGGCAGAACGTAAAGCCGATGCGCAGGCCGGTCTGAAAGTCATCGAGACTCCTGTGGAAAAGGTGGCACCAAGTGGAGGAAGCACGGGCTTTAAGAAGGGAGGTTTCAAAAGCTCATTTGCCGCTGTCAAGGGAACGGTGGCCCCCACAGCCCCAGTCAAGAAGAACGTTCTAGGAGACGATGAGGAAGACGATAACCCGAAAACTAAAGGCGACAATCCATCAAAGGTGGGCAGACCCCAGAAGAGTGAATGTGGTGATTTGGAAAGTGAAACCGACGAGGAATATGGCCAAGAAGGATATTACGATCCTCGCCGACCAACGGACTGCTTCGTTGGGTGTGTTGCCCAAAAAGTCTGA
- a CDS encoding N2,N2-dimethylguanosine tRNA methyltransferase has translation MEAPQVQLVEYQGNKYHVVKEGLAKILNPPAQEAASKGTKKDLKGDDQMQSVFYNPIQQFNRDLSVLAIRAHGEHIIDLKKQKAAQKQKKQAGNREKKRKREDDQAENSRPAPKIEHKENTETNDQEVSAPAVDQEPQSEARPEQPAGSFTVLDALSATGLRALRYASELPFVTKVVANDLSKSAIESMKKNIDYNNLKTIQPNLADARVYMYGLDPASKFDVIDLDPYGTASPFLDAAVQAAKDGGLLCVTCTDAGVWASTGYSEKAFSLYGGIPVKGLHSHEGGLRLILNAIAMSAAKYGMAIEPLLSLSIDFYARVFVRVYQSPAQVKFTAGNTMLVYNCDVGCGAWSTQAIGSTRSKLDRKGNPIYHHGLAKGPTAGPYCEHCGTRTHLAGPMWGGPLHNPDFIQKILDMLPGADPETYQTCARIEGMLTTALEEDLDLTPSNSESSSPEKPAPGTKNQHDPAYPAIIPRMDVAAREKYPFFFSLSALSKVLHATTIPIDNFRGALSHLGYRSTRSHTKPNSIRTDAPWEVIWEIMREWVRQKSPIKETSLKPGTAGAAIMAKGRENLRKLSDEDQWLSLLKKDLLSAIEAGRDVSDLVTKVEAALYRSGSRATWQRAPTSAEIRPDADPQPVPEVVKEPAKPSMRAHPSTLEVVFDEALGRQVSAAHTKKRLVRYQLNPRANWGPLNRAGRS, from the coding sequence ATGGAGGCTCCTCAGGTCCAGCTGGTAGAATACCAGGGAAACAAATACCATGTTGTCAAGGAGGGTCTGGCGAAGATTCTCAACCCGCCTGCACAAGAGGCCGCCTCCAAGGGAACGAAGAAGGATCTTAAAGGCGACGACCAAATGCAATCCGTCTTCTACAACCCAATTCAACAATTTAATCGCGACCTCAGTGTGCTAGCCATTCGCGCCCATGGAGAACACATAATCGACCTGAAGAAGCAAAAAGCGGCccagaagcagaagaagcaggCAGGCAACCGAGAAAAGAAACGGAAGCGTGAAGACGACCAGGCCGAGAATTCCAGGCCCGCCCCGAAAATAGAACATAAGGAAAACACAGAGACGAACGATCAGGAAGTCTCCGCTCCAGCTGTTGACCAAGAACCTCAATCAGAAGCCCGACCAGAGCAACCCGCAGGTTCCTTCACTGTCCTTGATGCTCTCTCTGCGACTGGACTGCGCGCTCTTCGCTATGCCTCGGAGCTTCCATTTGTCACAAAGGTCGTGGCTAATGACCTGTCAAAGTCAGCAATCGAGTCTATGAAGAAAAACATCGACTACAACAACCTTAAAACGATTCAACCCAATCTGGCCGATGCTCGAGTTTACATGTATGGGCTTGACCCTGCGAGCAAGTTCGATGTCATTGATTTGGATCCATATGGCACAGCATCTCCGTTCCTGGATGCCGCAGTGCAAGCAGCCAAAGACGGTGGCCTTTTGTGTGTTACTTGCACCGATGCCGGTGTCTGGGCCTCCACCGGCTACTCGGAAAAAGCATTTTCTCTGTACGGTGGTATCCCCGTCAAAGGCCTCCACTCCCACGAAGGTGGCCTGCGATTGATCTTGAACGCCATTGCCATGTCTGCAGCTAAATATGGAATGGCTATCGAGCCATTATTGTCTCTGTCCATTGACTTTTACGCTCGGGTCTTTGTTCGGGTCTATCAATCTCCTGCACAGGTCAAATTTACCGCGGGAAACACAATGCTTGTTTACAATTGCGATGTTGGCTGTGGTGCATGGTCAACACAGGCCATCGGGTCTACCAGATCCAAATTGGACCGCAAGGGAAACCCCATATACCACCACGGCCTGGCTAAGGGGCCCACGGCCGGACCGTACTGCGAGCATTGCGGCACAAGAACACATCTTGCAGGACCCATGTGGGGTGGTCCGCTACACAATCCTGACTTTATCCAGAAAATCTTGGACATGCTTCCAGGAGCTGATCCTGAAACGTATCAAACTTGTGCTCGGATTGAGGGAATGTTGACCACTGCCCTTGAAGAGGACCTGGACCTTACACCATCCAACTCCGAGTCATCCTCTCCCGAAAAGCCTGCGCCAGGCACAAAGAACCAGCATGATCCTGCATACCCTGCCATCATTCCTCGAATGGACGTTGCTGCTCGGGAAAAATaccctttcttcttctcactCAGTGCTCTCTCAAAGGTTCTCCACGCAACCACTATTCCAATCGACAATTTCCGCGGAGCTCTCAGCCATCTCGGATATCGCTCCACTCGCAGCCACACCAAACCAAACTCAATTCGCACTGATGCGCCCTGGGAGGTTATTTGGGAGATCATGCGCGAGTGGGTCCGTCAGAAATCACCCATCAAGGAGACATCCTTGAAGCCCGGAACCGCCGGTGCTGCGATCATGGCCAAGGGCCGTGAGAACCTGCGCAAATTGAGCGATGAAGATCAATGGCTATCTCTTCTCAAAAAGGACCTGCTGTCTGCCATTGAGGCTGGCAGGGATGTCAGTGACTTGGTCACCAAGGTTGAAGCCGCTCTCTACCGGTCCGGATCGCGAGCCACCTGGCAACGTGCTCCTACTTCTGCAGAGATTCGTCCCGATGCCGACCCCCAGCCTGTACCGGAAGTGGTAAAGGAACCTGCAAAGCCCTCCATGCGAGCTCACCCTAGTACCCTTGAGGTGGTGTTTGATGAGGCTCTTGGCCGTCAGGTGTCTGCGGCGCATACCAAGAAACGACTAGTGCGATACCAGCTCAACCCTCGTGCTAACTGGGGTCCTCTCAATCGTGCGGGGCGATCATGA
- a CDS encoding Glutathione-dependent formaldehyde-activating, GFA has product MAVGGCFCGKVRVEYKGQPLASGLCHCYDCRKLTGAPYSYSFIVKNKDLEISGSPKEVAKRSEGETRIKNYFCPDCGTPLFGRKIKANGDPDEITIIRAGIFDDSRILNERTPVAEMYIEQRLKWISPIEGADQFCGMLPLP; this is encoded by the exons ATGGCGGTTGGCGGTTGTTTTTGCGGCAAGGTTCGAGTCGAATACAAGGGCCAGCCTCTAGCATCG GGACTATGCCACTGTTACGATTGTCGCAAGCTTACAGGGGCACCCTATAGCTACAGTTTTATTGTCAAAAACAAAGATCTGGAGATCTCCGGAAGTCCGAAAGAAGTGGCAAAAAGATCAGAGGGTGAAACTAGGATTAAAAACTATTTCTGTCCTGATTGTG GCACACCGCTGTTTGGACGGAAGATCAAGGCCAATGGAGATCCCGACGAGATTACGATCATCCGGGCAGGAATCTTTGATGATAGCCGAATCTTGAATGAACGGACACCTGTGGCGGAGATGTACATTGAGCAACGATTAAAGTGGATCAGTCCTATCGAGGGGGCTGATCAATTTTGTGGCATGTTGCCACTACCCTAG
- a CDS encoding N2,N2-dimethylguanosine tRNA methyltransferase, whose translation MPSHVLLKPEDIDTNSIISLQELDPSPVQDALDVESSEYFPSSASPTQHGAGISIPKLGLSGLRWDSWLAGIQKYSTYPPTAFFILHLANTSLIPLMTRSVPASESYLLLTRPTYQAPGLEHLVLTVPLIAHIASGIALRNIRATRRARLYGAETRAQRNMLYFWPRMSLQARTGYFVAPLIGFHVWVNRATPLLVEGGSSGVGLGYIAHGFARSPVFWNAFYFFFVTASVWHFVGGWATWMGWRVTTARKERSQKGLLDGYLALTETKSKRQRKIWWVVNGVATAGAALWLAGALGIVGRAGEGAGWEAKGWNKMYSHVPIIGKWL comes from the exons ATGCCGTCTCACGTGCTCTTAAAACCGGAGGATATCGACACCAACTCTATCATCTCTCTGCAAGAATTAGACCCATCACCTGTTCAGGATGCTCTGGATGTCGAAAGCAGTGAATACTTCCCAAGTTCTGCCTCTCCTACACAACATGGAGCTGGGATTTCAATCCCCAAACTTGGCCTAAGTGGGCTTCGTTGGGATTCATGGT TAGCAGGCATTCAAAAATACTCAACCTACCCACCTACGGCTTTCTTCATCCTACACCTCGCCAACACCTCTCTTATCCCACTCATGACTCGCTCTGTGCCCGCCAGCGAATCCTACCTTTTGCTCACTCGACCTACATATCAGGCCCCCGGGCTTGAGCACCTTGTCTTGACAGTTCCTTTAATTGCGCACATTGCCTCAGGGATTGCTCTCAGGAACATTCGTGCAACGCGCAGAGCACGTCTATACGGCGCCGAGACTCGCGCACAGCGAAACATGTTATATTTCTGGCCGCGGATGTCTTTACAGGCACGTACTGGATACTTTGTCGCGCCACTGATTGGATTCCACGTATGGGTCAACCGTGCCACGCCACTACTCGTCGAAGGAGGAAGCTCTGGCGTGGGGCTTGGGTATATTGCTCATGGCTTTGCTCGAAGTCCTGTGTTCTGGAATGCATTCTATTTCTTCTTTGTGACTGCCAGTGTGTGGCACTTCGTTGGTGGCTGGGCGACCTGGATGGGATGGAGAGTGACCACGGCGCGCAAGGAGCGTAGCCAAAAAGGCTTGTTGGATGGTTACCTTGCCCTTACAGAAACGAAATCGAAGAGACAGCGCAAGATTTGGTGGGTTGTCAATGGAGTCGCCACCGCTGGCGCAGCTCTCTGGCTTGCAGGTGCTCTTGGTATTGTTGGACGTGCCGGCGAAGGCGCGGGCTGGGAGGCCAAGGGGTGGAATAAGATGTATAGTCATGTCCCCATCATCGGGAAGTGGCTGTGA
- a CDS encoding Fatty acid synthase beta subunit, putative produces the protein MCISVELNSGNPSSILGFLWSSNSLLISFFSVPQRESHIMYGTLTGPQTGINTPRSSQSLRPLILSHGSLEFSFLVPTSLHFHASQLKDSFTASLPEPTDELAQDDEPSSVTELVARYIGHVANELEEEDDAQGNFLDVLKLVLNEFERAFMRGNDVHAVAAALPGIVAKKNQVVEAYYAGRAAAGRPTKPYDSALFRAAHEEAAGIYSVFGGQGNIEEYFDELRSIYTTYPSFVEELITSSAELLRSLSHEPEASKLYPKGMDIMQWLQDRDAQPDIDYLVSAPVSLPLIGLVQLAHYMVTCKVLGRQPGDILERVLGTTGHSQGVVTAAAIATATSWESFATAARKALTMLFWIGLRSQQAYPRTSIAPSVLQDSVENGEGIPTPMLSIRDLSLTAVQEHIDATNQHLPEDRHISISLVNSARNFVVTGPPISLYGLNVRLRKVKAATGLDQNRVPFTQRKVRFVNRFLPITAPFHSQYLVSAYDRILEDLKDVVDISAKSLVIPVFHTKTGEDLRQLGEKSIVPSLVRMITHDAVNWEKATVFPRATHIVDFGPGGISGLGVLTNRNKDGTGVRVILAGEMDGTNAEVGYKPELFDRDEHSVKFAVDWVKEHGPRLTQTSTGQTYVDTKMSRLLGIPPVMVAGMTPTTVAWDFVAATMNAGYHIELAGGGYYNAKTMTEAITKIEKSIPPGRGITINLIYVNPRAMAWQIPLIGRLRAEGVPIEGLTIGAGVPSIEVANEYIETLGIKHIAFKPGSVDAIQQVINVAKANPKFPIILQWTGGRGGGHHSFEDFHQPILQMYSRIRKQDNIVLVAGSGFGGSEDTYPYLSGKWSAKFGYPPMPFDGCLFGSRMMIAKEAHTSYNAKKAIADAPGVDDSEWEKTYQKSTGGVITVLSEMGEPIHKLATRGVLFWQEMDQKIFKLDKAKRVPELKKQRNYIIKKLNDDFHKVWFGRNAAGETVDLEDMTYAEVVHRMVDLMYIKHESRWIDPSLKRLTGDFIRRVEERFTAAEGQASLLQSYSDIDTPYPTVDNILSAYPEAADQLINAQDVQHFLLLCQKRGQKPVPFVPVLDENFEFFFKKDSLWQSEDLEAIVDQDVGRTCILQGPMAARFSNIIDEPVKDILDGVHQGHIAGLLRDVYGGDSTKIPVIEYFGGQLMNTTQSEFDGLIISEEPTKTSFRLSSTAALPDLDRWLSLLAGNVYSWRHALFLADVFVQGHRFQSNPMKRIVAPTAGMHVEVTNPNDPAKTVISVREPYQSGKLIKTVEAKINEKGQVSLSLFEGRTAENGVVPLTFLFTYHPETGYAPLREVMGDRNDRIKEFYYRIWFGTKDVPFDTPTTATFSGGQKTITSQDVADFVHAVGNTGEAFVDRPGKEVFAPMDFAIVAGWQAITKPIFPRTIDGDLLKLVHLSNGFQMVPGAQPLKVGDVLDTTAQINSVINQESGKMVEVCGTIKRDNKAIMHVTSQFLYRGAYTDYENTFQRKDEVPMQVHLATSRDVAILRSKEWFRMDDSDIELLGQTLTFRLQSLIRFKNATMFSNVQTVGQVLLELPTKEVIQVASVEYEAGDSHGNPVVDYLQRNGTSIEQPVYFENPIPLSGKTALELRAPASNETYARVSGDYNPIHVSRVFSSYANLPGTITHGMYSSAAVRSLVETWAAENNIGRVRGFQVSLVGMVLPNDMITVKLQHVGMIAGRKIIKVEASNKETEEKVLQGEAEVEQPVTSYVFTGQGSQEQGMGMELYGSSPVAQEVWDRADRHFMENYGLSIIDIVKNNPKELTVYFGGPRGKAIRENYMAMTFESVNADGSIKSEKIFKEVDENTASYTYRSPTGLLSATQFTQPALTLMEKASFEDMRTKGLVQRDSSFAGHSLGEYSALAALADVMPIESLVSVVFYRGLTMQVAVERDAQGRSNYSMCAVNPSRISKTFNEQALQYVVESISENTGWLLEIVNYNVANMQYVAAGDLRALDCLTNLLNFLKAQNIDIPALMESMSLEDVKEHLVSIIQECVKQTEAKPRPIALERGFATIPLKGIDVPFHSTFLRSGVKPFRSFLLKKINKTTIDPSKLIGKYIPNVTARPFEITKEYFEDVYRLTNSPRIASILANWEKYEEGNENVSK, from the exons ATGTGTATATCTGTTGAACTG AATTCAG GAAACCCCTCTTCAATTTTAGGGTTCCTCTGGTCTTCAAATTCGCTCTTaatctccttcttttccGTTCCACAAAGAGAGAGCCACATCATGTACGGCACACTGACCGGTCCCCAAACCGGTATCAATACCCCTCGATCCTCTCAATCCCTCCGCCCTCTCATCCTCTCGCATGGATCCCTCGAGTTTTCTTTCCTCGTCCCTACCTCGCTTCACTTCCACGCATCGCAGTTGAAAGATAGCTTCACTGCCTCTTTACCCGAGCCCACAGACGAATTGGCCCAAGATGATGAGCCATCATCAGTGACCGAGTTGGTCGCCCGCTACATTGGACATGTGGCCAACGAGctcgaagaggaagatgacgcCCAGGGCAACTTTTTGGACGTTCTCAAGCTGGTTTTGAATGAATTCGAACGTGCATTCATGCGCGGCAATGATGTTCACGCCGTAGCAGCTGCGCTCCCCGGAATTGTTGCCAAGAAGAATCAAGTCGTTGAGGCCTACTATGCCGGGCGAGCTGCGGCGGGCCGGCCCACCAAGCCCTACGACTCGGCCTTGTTCCGTGCGGCACACGAGGAGGCTGCGGGGATCTACTCTGTGTTTGGTGGTCAAGGCAACATTGAGGAGTACTTTGATGAATTGCGCAGCATCTACACCACGTACCCTTCTTTTGTCGAAGAGCTCATTACTTCCTCCGCCGAATTGCTCCGATCACTCTCTCACGAGCCCGAGGCTAGCAAGCTCTACCCGAAGGGCATGGACATCATGCAATGGCTGCAAGATCGGGATGCACAGCCTGACATCGATTACCTGGTGTCTGCGCCTGTGAGTCTGCCATTGATTGGTTTGGTCCAGTTGGCCCACTATATGGTTACTTGCAAAGTCCTGGGCCGCCAACCTGGTGATATCCTGGAACGTGTCCTCGGTACCACAGGTCACTCCCAGGGAGTCGTCACCGCTGCCGCCATTGCAACCGCTACCAGCTGGGAGTCCTTCGCTACAGCGGCCCGGAAAGCCCTGACCATGCTGTTCTGGATTGGTCTGCGCAGTCAGCAAGCCTACCCCCGTACCTCTATCGCCCCGTCGGTACTCCAGGACTCGGTTGAGAATGGCGAGGGAATCCCTACTCCGATGTTGTCTATCCGCGACCTCTCGCTCACCGCCGTTCAAGAGCACATTGATGCCACCAACCAACATTTGCCCGAGGACCGCCACATTTCCATTTCCCTAGTGAACAGTGCTCGCAACTTTGTGGTGACTGGTCCTCCCATCTCGCTTTACGGTCTGAATGTTCGACTGCGCAAGGTCAAGGCGGCCACCGGACTTGATCAGAACCGTGTGCCGTTCACCCAGCGCAAGGTTCGCTTTGTCAACCGTTTCCTCCCAATTACTGCTCCTTTCCACAGCCAGTACCTTGTTTCTGCCTACGACCGTATTCTCGAGGATCTGAAAGATGTCGTCGACATCTCTGCCAAGTCACTTGTGATCCCCGTCTTCCACACCAAGACTGGAGAGGATCTGCGACAACTAGGCGAAAAGAGCATTGTACCCTCATTGGTTCGCATGATCACCCACGACGCTGTCAACTGGGAGAAAGCCACTGTCTTCCCCCGTGCAACTCACATCGTTGACTTCGGCCCCGGCGGCATCTCCGGTCTGGGCGTTCTGACCAACAGAAACAAGGACGGTACCGGTGTTCGGGTCATTCTCGCCGGTGAAATGGACGGAACCAATGCGGAGGTCGGCTACAAGCCGGAGCTCTTCGACCGTGATGAGCATTCCGTCAAGTTTGCTGTGGACTGGGTCAAGGAACACGGCCCCCGCCTAACACAGACATCCACTGGTCAAACCTACGTGGACACCAAGATGAGTCGTCTGTTGGGAATTCCTCCTGTCATGGTGGCTGGTATGACACCCACCACCGTTGCCTGGGACTTTGTGGCTGCTACTATGAACGCCGGTTATCACATCGAGCTGGCTGGTGGTGGCTACTACAACGCGAAGACGATGACGGAGGCCATTACCAAGATTGAGAAGTCTATCCCTCCTGGTCGTGGTATCACTATTAACCTGATCTATGTCAACCCCCGTGCCATGGCCTGGCAGATTCCGTTGATCGGTCGGTTGCGCGCGGAAGGCGTGCCGATTGAGGGTCTGACTATCGGTGCTGGTGTGCCATCCATTGAAGTTGCCAATGAATACATCGAAACTCTTGGTATTAAACACATTGCCTTCAAGCCTGGCTCCGTTGATGCCATCCAGCAAGTCATCAACGTTGCCAAGGCCAACCCCAAGTTCCCCATCATCCTTCAGTGGACTGGTGGCCGTGGCGGTGGTCACCACTCCTTTGAGGACTTCCACCAGCCCATTCTCCAGATGTACAGCCGCATTCGCAAGCAGGATAACATTGTGCTTGTTGCCGGCAGTGGCTTCGGTGGTTCCGAAGACACTTACCCTTACCTCTCGGGTAAGTGGTCTGCCAAGTTTGGCTACCCTCCTATGCCTTTCGACGGTTGTCTCTTCGGGTCTCGCATGATGATCGCGAAGGAGGCACACACCTCTTACAATGCCAAGAAAGCAATTGCCGATGCCCCTGGTGTGGACGATTCGGAATGGGAGAAGACCTACCAGAAATCAACCGGTGGTGTGATCACTGTTCTGTCTGAGATGGGCGAGCCCATCCACAAGCTGGCTACTCGCGGCGTGCTGTTCTGGCAGGAAATGGATCAGAAGATCTTTAAGCTGGATAAGGCCAAGCGTGTCCCTGAGCTGAAGAAGCAGCGGAACTACATCATCAAGAAGTTGAACGATGACTTCCACAAGGTCTGGTTCGGTCGTAACGCCGCAGGCGAAACCGTGGATCTGGAAGATATGACTTATGCTGAGGTCGTTCACCGTATGGTGGACCTTATGTACATCAAGCACGAGTCGCGATGGATCGATCCTTCGCTCAAGCGCTTGACGGGTGACTTCATCCGTCGTGTTGAGGAGCGGTTCACTGCTGCCGAGGGCCAGGCATCACTGCTCCAAAGCTATTCCGACATTGATACCCCATACCCTACCGTTGACAACATTTTGTCTGCTTATCCCGAAGCTGCTGATCAACTGATCAACGCACAGGATGTGCAACACTTCCTGCTGCTCTGCCAGAAACGCGGCCAGAAGCCCGTGCCTTTCGTTCCCGTTCTGGATGAGAACTTTGAgttcttcttcaagaaggATTCTCTGTGGCAGAGTGAGGATCTTGAGGCTATTGTCGATCAAGATGTCGGCCGTACCTGTATTCTTCAGGGTCCTATGGCTGCCCGCTTCTCCAACATCATTGATGAGCCTGTCAAGGACATTCTTGATGGTGTTCATCAGGGACACATCGCTGGCCTCCTGCGTGATGTCTACGGTGGTGACAGCACCAAAATTCCAGTCATTGAGTACTTCGGCGGGCAGCTTATGAACACCACTCAATCGGAGTTCGACGGTTTGATTATCTCAGAAGAGCCCACCAAGACTAGCTTCCGCTTGTCTTCCACTGCAGCCTTGCCAGACTTGGACCGCTGGCTTAGTCTTCTTGCCGGCAACGTCTACTCATGGAGGCATGCTCTGTTCTTGGCCGATGTTTTCGTTCAGGGTCACCGCTTCCAGTCTAACCCTATGAAGCGCATTGTTGCTCCCACCGCAGGCATGCATGTGGAAGTAACCAATCCCAATGATCCTGCCAAGACTGTTATCAGCGTGCGAGAGCCGTACCAGTCTGGCAAGTTGATCAAGACCGTCGAAGCCAAGATCAACGAGAAGGGACAGGTTAGTCTGAGCCTGTTCGAAGGCCGCACCGCCGAGAATGGCGTTGTACCTCTGACCTTTTTGTTCACGTATCACCCTGAGACTGGATACGCTCCTCTTCGTGAGGTTATGGGTGACCGCAACGATCGCATCAAGGAGTTCTACTACCGGATCTGGTTCGGCACCAAGGACGTGCCCTTCGACACCCCCACCACTGCCACCTTCAGTGGTGGCCAGAAGACCATCACGTCCCAGGATGTTGCTGACTTCGTCCATGCAGTTGGCAACACCGGTGAGGCATTCGTTGACCGTCCTGGCAAAGAAGTCTTTGCCCCTATGGACTTTGCCATCGTGGCAGGCTGGCAGGCAATCACCAAGCCTATCTTCCCTCGCACCATTGACGGAGATTTGCTGAAGCTTGTCCACCTGTCCAATGGATTCCAGATGGTGCCCGGCGCCCAGCCCCTCAAGGTTGGCGATGTTCTGGACACTACGGCCCAGATTAATTCTGTCATCAACCAGGAGTCCGGTAAGATGGTCGAGGTCTGCGGCACCATCAAGCGGGATAACAAAGCCATCATGCATGTCACCAGTCAATTCTTGTACCGGGGTGCCTACACCGACTATGAAAACACCTTCCAGCGCAAGGATGAGGTCCCCATGCAGGTCCACCTTGCAACCAGCCGGGACGTCGCCATCCTCCGCTCGAAGGAATGGTTCCGCATGGATGACTCTGACATCGAGCTTCTGGGCCAGACCCTGACATTCCGCCTGCAGAGCTTGATCCGTTTCAAGAACGCCACTATGTTCAGCAACGTCCAGACCGTTGGACAAGTCCTCCTCGAGCTTCCCACCAAGGAGGTCATTCAAGTTGCGTCTGTCGAATACGAGGCAGGCGACTCTCACGGTAACCCCGTGGTTGACTACCTTCAGCGTAACGGAACTTCCATTGAGCAACCGGTCTACTTTGAAAACCCCATCCCGCTCAGTGGCAAGACGGCTCTGGAACTGCGTGCCCCTGCCTCCAACGAGACCTATGCCCGCGTGTCTGGTGACTACAATCCCATTCACGTGTCGCGCGTCTTCTCAAGCTATGCCAACTTGCCTGGAACCATCACCCATGGAATGTACAGCAGTGCCGCGGTCCGCAGCCTTGTCGAGACCTGGGCTGCCGAGAACAACATTGGCCGTGTTCGTGGTTTCCAAGTCTCGTTGGTGGGCATGGTTCTGCCCAACGACATGATCACTGTCAAGCTCCAGCATGTCGGCATGATTGCTGGTCGCAAGATCATCAAGGTTGAAGCCAGCAACAAGGAGACAGAGGAGAAGGTTCTGCAGGGTGAGGCCGAGGTAGAGCAGCCAGTCACTTCCTACGTCTTCACTGGCCAAGGCTCTCAGGAACAGGGTATGGGTATGGAGCTGTATGGTTCTAGCCCAGTGGCCCAGGAAGTCTGGGATCGAGCTGATCGCCACTTCATGGAGAATTACGGTCTTTCCATTATTGACATCGTCAAGAACAACCCTAAGGAGCTGACGGTCTACTTCGGTGGTCCTCGGGGTAAGGCAATCCGGGAGAACTACATGGCCATGACCTTCGAGTCGGTGAACGCCGACGGGTCTATCAAGTCTGAGAAGATCTTCAAGGAGGTCGACGAGAATACCGCTTCGTACACCTACCGGTCTCCCACTGGTCTTCTCTCTGCCACCCAGTTCACTCAGCCAGCCTTGACTCTGATGGAGAAGGCCAGCTTCGAGGACATGCGTACTAAGGGCTTAGTGCAGCGCGACAGCAGCTTCGCTGGCCACTCACTTGGTGAATACTCGGCTTTGGCCGCTCTGGCTGATGTCATGCCAATTGAGAGCTTGGTATCTGTCGTGTTCTACCGTGGTCTGACCATGCAGGTCGCCGTCGAGCGTGATGCACAGGGTCGCTCCAACTACTCCATGTGCGCTGTCAACCCCAGCCGTATTTCCAAGACTTTCAACGAGCAGGCACTGCAGTACGTTGTTGAGAGCATTTCCGAGAACACTGGCTGGCTGCTGGAGATTGTCAACTACAATGTTGCCAACATGCAATACGTTGCCGCTGGTGATCTCCGTGCTCTTGACTGcctcaccaacctgctgAACTTCTTGAAGGCGCAGAACATTGACATTCCCGCTCTTATGGAGAGCATGTCTTTGGAGGACGTCAAGGAGCACCTAGTCAGCATCATCCAAGAATGTGTCAAGCAAACCGAGGCCAAGCCGCGTCCCATCGCCCTGGAGCGTGGTTTCGCCACCATTCCTCTCAAGGGTATCGACGTGCCCTTCCACAGTACCTTCTTGCGCTCTGGTGTGAAGCCCTTCCGTTCTTTCttgttgaagaagatcaacaagaCCACCATCGATCCCAGCAAGTTGATTGGCAAGTACATCCCCAATGTCACTGCCCGTCCCTTTGAGATCACCAAGGAATACTTCGAGGATGTCTACAGGCTCACCAACTCTCCCCGCATTGCCTCTATCTTGGCAAACTGGGAGAAGTACGAAGAGGGCAACGAAAATGTTTCGAAATGA